In Phragmites australis chromosome 16, lpPhrAust1.1, whole genome shotgun sequence, one DNA window encodes the following:
- the LOC133895396 gene encoding 14-3-3-like protein GF14-C — MSREENVYMAKLAEQAERYEEMVEYMEKVAKTVDVEELTVEERNLLSVAYKNVIGARRASWRIVSSIEQKEESRKNEEHVTLIKEYRGKIEAELSNICDGILKLLDSHLVPSSTAAESKVFYLKMKGDYHRYLAEFKTAAERKESAESTMVAYKAAQDIALAELAPTHPIRLGLALNFSVFYYEILNSPDKACNLAKQAFDEAISELDTLGEESYKDSTLIMQLLRDNLTLWTSDLTEDGAEEGKETSKGDASEGQ, encoded by the exons ATGTCGAGGGAGGAGAATGTTTACATGGCCAAGCTGGCTGAGCAGGCCGAAAGGTACGAGGAGATGgttgagtatatggagaaggtcGCGAAGACTGTAGATGTGGAAGAACTCACTGTTGAGGAGCGTAACCTACTGTCTGTTGCCTACAAGAATGTGATTGGGGCCCGCCGTGCGTCATGGCGCATTGTCTCCTCCATTGAGCAGAAGGAGGAGTCCCGTAAGAACGAGGAACACGTTACTCTGATCAAGGAATACCGTGGCAAGATTGAGGCTGAGCTGAGCAATATTTGTGATGGTATCCTTAAGCTCCTTGACTCACACCTTGTGCCTTCTTCTACTGCTGCTGAGTCCAAGGTTTTTTACCTCAAGATGAAGGGTGACTATCACAG GTACCTTGCTGAATTTAAGACTGCCGCTGAGAGGAAGGAATCTGCGGAGAGCACAATGGTGGCTTATAAGGCGGCTCAG GATATTGCTCTGGCTGAGCTGGCACCTACCCATCCCATAAGGCTTGGACTTGCTCTTAACTTCTCCGTGTTCTATTACGAGATTCTGAACTCCCCAGACAAAGCTTGCAACCTTGCAAAGCAG GCGTTTGATGAAGCTATCTCTGAGTTGGACACCCTTGGGGAGGAGTCATACAAAGATAGCACACTCATCATGCAGCTCCTGAGGGACAACTTGACCCTCTGGACCTCCGACCTCACG GAGGATGGCGCCGAGGAGGGCAAAGAAACCTCGAAAGGCGATGCTAGCGAGGGCCAGTAA
- the LOC133895397 gene encoding 14-3-3-like protein GF14-C, with amino-acid sequence MSREENVYMAKLAEQAERYEEMVEYMEKVAKTVDVEELTVEERNLLSVAYKNVIGARRASWRIVSSIEQKEESRKNEEHVNLIKEYRGKIEAELSNICDGILKLLDSHLVPSSTAAESKVFYLKMKGDYHRYLAEFKTGAERKESAESTMVAYKAAQDIALAELAPTHPIRLGLALNFSVFYYEILNSPDKACNLAKQAFDEAISELDTLGEESYKDSTLIMQLLRDNLTLWTSDLTEDGAEEGKETSKGEAGEGQ; translated from the exons ATGTCACGGGAGGAGAATGTTTACATGGCCAAGCTGGCTGAGCAGGCAGAACGGTATGAGGAAATGgttgagtacatggagaaggttgCTAAGACTGTAGATGTGGAAGAGCTCACCGTTGAGGAGCGCAACCTCCTGTCTGTTGCCTACAAGAATGTGATTGGGGCTCGCCGTGCCTCATGGCGCATTGTCTCCTCCATTGAGCAGAAGGAGGAGTCCCGTAAGAACGAGGAACATGTTAATCTGATCAAGGAATACCGTGGCAAGATTGAGGCTGAGCTGAGCAATATTTGTGATGGTATCCTGAAGCTGCTTGACTCACACCTTGTGCCTTCCTCCACTGCTGCAGAGTCAAAGGTGTTTTACCTCAAGATGAAGGGTGATTATCACAG GTACCTTGCTGAGTTTAAGACCGGTGCTGAGAGGAAGGAATCTGCAGAGAGCACAATGGTGGCTTATAAGGCAGCTCAG GATATTGCATTGGCTGAACTGGCACCTACCCATCCCATAAGGCTTGGACTTGCACTTAACTTCTCAGTGTTCTATTATGAGATTCTGAACTCTCCAGACAAAGCTTGCAACCTTGCAAAGCAG GCATTTGATGAAGCTATATCTGAGTTGGACACCCTTGGAGAGGAGTCTTACAAGGACAGCACATTGATAATGCAGCTCCTGAGGGACAACCTGACTCTCTGGACTTCCGATCTCACG GAGGATGGCGCCGAGGAGGGCAAAGAAACTTCAAAAGGCGAAGCTGGCGAGGGCCAGTAA